A single window of Corythoichthys intestinalis isolate RoL2023-P3 chromosome 21, ASM3026506v1, whole genome shotgun sequence DNA harbors:
- the LOC130909621 gene encoding testican-2-like, with protein sequence MDSTKDPCRNVKCSRHKLCVAHDSQRAVCVSRKKLQQRVQEEELPGGRVTTCPPCPPAVYGPVCGSDGHNYVSQCKLQQQACLTGKVLSVMCAGFCPCIPSVTSVKAEAKHESCTAQDLADLGERLRDWFQLLHGNAKTNKSGKLAARTTSALDKSLLSSCKDSIGWMFLKLDADGDLHLDPGELAAVNLDKYEVCIRPFFNSCDSYKDGKVSVAEWCLCFWREKPPCLAELEKIQMQDVTKKKPGMYIPICDEDGFYRKLQCEQSTRECWCVDQHGGTEVTGTRIRGNPDCDEELGYSGHFGSGVGWEDEEEKEVEEEEEEEEEEEEEVDDGGYIW encoded by the exons ATGGACAGCACCAAAGACCCATGTCGGAACGTCAAGTGCAGCCGCCACAAGTTGTGCGTGGCTCACGACTCTCAGAGGGCCGTGTGCGTCAGTCGCAAAAAGCTCCAGCAAAG AGTCCAGGAGGAAGAGCTGCCGGGGGGCCGCGTCACCACCTGCCCCCCCTGTCCCCCCGCTGTCTACGGCCCGGTGTGCGGTTCGGATGGGCACAATTATGTCTCGCAG TGTAAGCTACAGCAGCAAGCCTGCCTCACAGGAAAAGTCTTAAGCGTCATGTGTGCTGGATTTTGCCCCTGCATCCCATCCGTCACCTCAGTCAAGGCCGAGGCCAAACATG AGAGCTGCACTGCTCAGGACCTGGCAGACTTAGGAGAACGCCTCAGGGATTGGTTCCAGCTCCTACACGGAAACGCCAAGACAAATAAATCGGGCAAACTGGCAGCCAGGACCACATCAG CGTTGGACAAGAGTTTGCTGAGCAGCTGCAAAGACTCCATCGGTTGGATGTTCCTTAAACTGGACGCTGATGGTGACCTCCACCTGGACCCTGGCGAACTGGCCGCGGTAAACCTGGACAAGTACGAGGTGTGCATCAGACCTTTCTTCAATTCCTGCGACAGCTACAAGGATGGCAAGGTGTCCGTGGCTGAGTGGTGCCTCTGCTTCTGGAGGGAAA AGCCGCCGTGCCTTGCTGAGCTAGAGAAGATCCAAATGCAAGATGTGACCAAAAAGAAACCTG GCATGTACATTCCCATCTGCGATGAGGATGGCTTTTACAGGAAGTTGCAATGTGAGCAAAGCACCAGAGAGTGTTGGTGTGTGGACCAACATGGCGGTACTGAGGTGACCGGCACCAGAATCCGCGGCAACCCCGACTGTG ACGAAGAGTTGGGCTACTCCGGCCATTTTGGGAGTGGGGTGGGCTGGGAGGATGAAGAAGAAAAGGAAGtggaagaagaagaggaggaagaggaagaagaagaagaggaggtagATGATGGAGGTTATATCTGGTAG